The Zingiber officinale cultivar Zhangliang chromosome 2A, Zo_v1.1, whole genome shotgun sequence genomic sequence acactcagaaagagggaatcgattatgaggaaaccttttcactagtagtcatgcttaagtctatccggatactcttatccattgctgctcatatggattatgagatttggcaaatggatgtcaagacagctttccttaatggaagtcttgaagagaacatccatatgaagcaaccagaagggttcattgaaaaatacaaagagcatctagtgtgcaagctcaatcggtccatttatgaactgaagcaagcttcaaggtcttggaacatccggtttaatgaagtaatccagtcgtatggatttattcagtgtccggatgagtcttgtgtatacaagaagtgtaacggaaatgtggtggtatttcttgtactatacgtagatgatattttgttaattggcaacaatgtcaaggtattatcagacgtaagggtatggttgtccaaacaatttgatatgaaggacttatgagagtgtgcacacattcttgggatcaaagtgataagggatcgcaagaaaagaatgttgtgtctgtcccaagcttcatatatagatacaatccttgctcgttttagtatgcaggattccaagaaaggtttcttaccttttaggcatggaatagctctatctaaagagatgtctctgaagacatcaaaggagatagaagacatgaaagcagttccttatgcttcggctgtaggaagccttatgtatgcaatgctatgtacgagacctgatatctgttttaccgtggccatggttagcagatatcagagtaacccaggacaaggacattggactgcggtaaagtatatattaaagtacctgagaaggactagagattatatgctagtttaccaagcagacgatttgctccctgtgggttacacggattcagatttccaatcagatagggacaatagtaagtctacatcaggctatgtgtttactttaggaggtggagccatttcatggagtagtgttaagcagaaatgtgtatCGGACTCAAGCATGGAAGGagagcctctgaggcagctaaagaagtagtatggctcaggaactttctaatggacttagatgtgattcctggtttgcccaaaattatcacaatttattgtgataatagcggtgcagttgcaaactcgaaggaaccacgagctcataaggcaagtaaacatatagagcgcaagtaccacctgatacgagatatcgtgaagtgaggagaagttgtcatcaccaagattgcatcagcagataacatggcagatcctttcactaaggcccttccggcgaaagcttttgatcggcatgtggagggaatgggaatcagatgtatggtagaatatatgacagcttagtcattagtataagtgggagattgttggagtgtatactgaaagcctaagctttgtaaacattcattatgaataaagaatcacatttggttaaattgtctacatttagttgtagttgttcaattaatttatattgtagataacatagtatgtgttgtcacatgcagaagataatgctatcagtatcttataaattataaacagaagctcaagaccaaaatggaaaggaacaaaccattagaaggtcgtagtgtaattagttattagtttatcttgactatataattacactagtacactcagagtgtattgagtaggaccatatgaggtcgtttcttttatactgactttataaaggaacaaagacctcagttattatggaagtgtgtgctcttaatcctaatataataacaagcacatatatttgatatttatttctttaatttatcaatgggtgagatttagttcgatgaatcaataaacccaataagttgggaaatggtatcacttatagtgtgtgttgttgattataaaaggaaactatgtcctagagatactaggttgataatgtcctcaagaggagctcataaggattgtcatgttaaaccctgcaggtggacttagtctgacatgatgataaggttgagtggtactactcttggactaagatattaattaaatgagttgtcagtaactcacttaattagtgggcattcgatatcttaaacacggggagactaacacactcataataagaaggagcccaaaaatgtaatttgagattggtgcggtagttcaataatagttctctagtggaatgaattattattgataaaattaagttgtgtgttcggggcgaacacgggatgcttaattttatcgggagaccaaaaccaattcctcctctcgatccctatcgtagcctcttatttatagagtaatatacccacctatacccaccttctatacccaccaatagggggtcggccaagctagcttgggaaccaagctagggccggcctaggtataagattgggtggtcggccctagcttgaacccaagctagtgggggccggccaaattaaattaaaaaggaattttaattttaatttttattatgtggaagatataatttattaaagagaattaaaattaaaatatctctcttgtaaaagatctacaaaagattaaagaaagagattaaatctctttccttatttgtagattggtgagatattttattttctctttaaaaaaaattattcacatgttgttaaattaaaattatagaaatttccttttatcaaccatgaagagatttttaaagagaaattttaatttttaaaatttccggaaacaaattaggaagttttaattgttgattaaaacttgtctaatttacctcttttgatgtggccggccattagagattaattggggaaattttattttatttttctcaattaaatcatgtcaagggaattaaggaaattttattgtaattaaatttcctaatttgcctaggccaaggaatataaaagaaggggtgagagtgccttcatgagacacaacctctattattttctctccctcttttccttggtgttgtggccggccatcatcttctccctgtcttcctcttgtggtggtcgaatacTTCATTCCTCTTGGAGTtctcgtggtggccggatactacttggagaagaagaagaagaaggagagaaagcttgcatctcttggagcttggttggtgttttgttcttcatccttggtaaagcttctttgtggccgaacctagctaggagaagaagaaggtggttggtagtttctcatctcggaagatcgttgcccacacaacgtccgaggttagaagaggaataccgtagaagatcaagaggtctttctaaaaggtataactagtaatttttctttccgcatcatactagttatttttggaaaaataccaaatacaagaggcttatgattctaaaatttcgaatatgtttttcgatgttgtgttcttttgttttttcttttccttgtgatttgattgttcttttcggttaacctaaagttattttaggaaattaaatattagctttctataaaaggttttgtctagtcggtggtggttgctcccatatccaagaaggtcatgtgcctcgctacgtcagtactgggaaccgattatggaaattaatatttaatggaattaataacttaaggtgatttgggtcgaacgtgttaagttccgcaggagacccaagtcaaaacctaaaagaacgaatagattaagttttggatcaaacgtgttaagttccgcaggcgatccaaaatttaatttaaaagaacacatggtagctaggaaaaggttcagacctttgtacaaaatttttgtacagtggaacctctaggttttccgagtagcaaccaacacaccttacggacacgccgtggagtaggagctttatctctgaaccacgtaaatgatcgtgtagcttggtttacatttcttgtcttgtattttatttagcttgtttatttttgtattattctgctgcgcaagctaacaacgtaggaagcgaacgatttgggagcgccgtctatccaactccccttcaagccggccatccGATCCCCTAACAGTGCCTTCCTTCTGCACTGGTTATACCACATGGTCATGCAAATTGCCACGGTCGTGCCTTCCTTCTACTCTGGTTACATCGTATGGTCGTGCGAATTGACACGGTCGTATCTTCCTTCTACTCTGGTTACACGTATGGCTATGCAAATTGATACGGTCGTACCTTCCTTCTACTCTGGTTACATCGTACGACCGTGCGAATTGCCATGGTCGTACCTTCCTTCTGCTCTATCAAggttacacggtcgtgtagagCTCACACACCCCTTACACACCCTTGTCTTGGCTCTGAATGACTATATTTCATTGCAACGTCTTTTACGCCATCAATATGAGGTTTTAtctggttgaagtcttcatcaaagttgtagatcttgaagttatctacaaattggTATAAAAAACAGCTCAAAAATcgaaccgagcacaaagttatggtcattttacttttggtctgcagtgTTGAAAATTCTACACGACCTTTACACGGCCGTATGGTCTTCGCACGGCCAAAACCTGCAAGAACGTAGTTTTCGCATGCTcgtgacactctggaagctctagacttcatttaagctaagtttttgctccaaatcatgtcttgtcaatcaaaacaagaagagagcagatctccgaataaaatataatggaagtatgacattataaagaaatagagtgtaataaacatagattatgccaatgaaatacaagtagatgtgcgtccgaacatgtataaatgatcataagatctacacACATCATCGGGCAGGCGCACTACTCAAGGTAGTCCTCCGTTGGAAGGTTGAGGGTCGCAGTCACCGATCACTGGCCGCTCGAGTTCGGCGAGGAGGAGATCGTCGGACCGGAAGGAGTGGCGGTCGACGCAAGATCGATCCTGGACCGCAATGGCCTCCGTTGGGTTCGGGACGGAGGCAGAGACGCGATAAGTCACGCGGCGATAGGCTCCGGAGGCGGATCGGCCAAGAAGGGTGTCTGATCGGAGGAAGTGGCCTCCACTATTTCAGGGATGGCCGCGGGAGATGATGCGCCTTGCTCAGAGGGTCTCACGCCCGAGGTGGCGGATCGGGAAGGAGTGGTCGTGCAACGTCTCTTGCGCTTGATGAGTGGCTCGACGTCGCCCGAAGATCCCGAGCCGTCGGTCTGGGCGACGGGTTGCACTCCATAGGGGAGTGGATCACCCGCCACCTCTGTGCTGGTCGTCCGGCCGATGTCGCCTTCGCCCACAATGGGTGTCCCCTCGCTCTCCGTCGGCGTGCCTTCGTGGGAGCCGACTGGCATTAAGCTAAGGTTCGCCATTTCCTTCGTTGCAGCTGCCTCGATCTCAACATCCTTGAGCTTGGTCAGACCGGCCGCATGTGCTCACATCATGATCTCAACtgtaaaagaaaagaagaaatcagttagattctaGGGAGAAGGGTAAGAAATCCCATACCTAAGCCGCTCAGGAGCCTCGCGCGGATCAGACTCAATCCAAAGATATACATAACACCCTCCAGCAGTAGCTTATAGAGGTTATATTTCTGACCAGCCAGCATGTTCGCTGCATAAGATAATCCGGTcggctcttgtacttcttcagaTCCAGCTGAGGTGGTAGCTCGACCTGCCAATGTGTCCGAAAGCTCGACCGCTCAGGGAGACGAAGGAAGAAGGAATACTcctagtgtttgttggaggtggaCATTTTGTCGAAAAACACTAGACCGACCCGAAACTGAAAAAGTTAGGTCCctagctcggactgcttgggatagtagaaataatgaaAGACTTGAGGGGTTAGGGGAATGTCGTGCAGCCGGAACAACACAACAACGTCGCACAGCAGACGGAAGGAATTTGGTACGAGTTGGGGAAGAGGAACGCGGAAGTAGTTACAAACTTAAAGGATAAAGGGATGGATGGGAAAGCGAAGGTCGACCACGAATTGGTCTCTTAATAGATAGATGGTACCGATCGGCAGATCATTGGACCGATCGGACGAAGAGGCTAGAATAATTTCATGGTCAGAAGGAATTTCATAGACACTCCGGAGGCTCTCAGCGTCACCTGCGTcgaacctggtctccatggtggtataccagagaCCGGGAGCGGGGTCGAACGACCGAGAAGAGCTGGCCATGACCGGAAAAGGGGAAAACAAGAGGATTGATGGAAGAGGTGGACAGAAAATGTAGAGGACACTAGAAGGACACGAGAATATGAAGGAACAGTAAAAAGTTGCAAAAAGCTTATAGAAAGAGGAGAGGAGATCGCCGCCGAGGAAAACAGAGGGTTGCCGGAGCACTGGTCGCACAAGGAGCTACCTGCAGCTATCGGAGAAGAAGACGCGAGGCAAGAAAATGGAGGTAATGCGATGACTTTATAAAgattgggttcggtcgaccggagTTGTTCGATCTAGGGCATGAAAGCCGGAGCGTAGATCTAACCGTTGAACTTAAACCACCGAACGTCACATCAGCGTCTGTCGCTTTGGACGTGTGGTGACGGTGGCAGTGACACATGGTACACGCCTACAGGGAGACATTTAATGGACGCCATTAACAGATGTGGGCGCGTGCTTGGCTTTAATGATTCTGATTTACATGAATTCCAAGGGGATTTGGGTGACGTCAGCGTTGACCGCTCTCGACCTAGGATACAAATTGAATTTCTTGAAGTGCAAATATGTGGAGCACCGATCAGCCTCAAGGAGCAGTCTCAGGGTCGTCTAACACTCTTCAACAAACCGATCGGAGTCCAGACCAGCATCATGGTTGATCTGCCAATCCAACTcagactacttgtccagtcagtcagatttacagcctccttcgactagacttgagggggagacatgtgatccgATGGTAAGGCCGGGCTGCTCAGCAGAAGGGTCAATAACACgatggtggtcaaagtcaagacgatcaACACCCCGATTGTCATCGTCCGATCGGAAGCAAAAGAACCCGACCGGACATTAATATAGCTCGGCTCCAGACCGAGCTTCCGATGCTCAGAAGATCAAGTATCAGCAAATCCAGATGCCGAGCGGCCAATCTGCTCGGACTTGCCTGAAATCTCAGAACCAACAGAGTGGAGTCACAGTCGAGCGGATAGTGGAAGGATGACCGAGCGGCTCTCCCACTCGGTTCAAAAGCAAGGTCGCTCGGATGACTGAGGgcaggccgagcggctctcccgctcggccccaGGAGGGACAACCGTCCGAATGGACGAGGATCGACCGagtggctctcccgctcggcccaaaAGCAGACAAAGGGAGTAGATGGTGATATCCTTCTGGGAACCAATGCCACCGACATGCGGCATAGTTGACGGCATGGTCAGGTAGAGGATCATCAGACGGAAGTTTACACTGTCTTGTCAAGGATATGCACGGgctattaaggtatggtgtcagagacgcTTTTTTGACACATCTTTTCAGAGTATGCTTTGAGAAGTGTATACAccttgagaagcgtgcacatGCTCTCCTGAAAttctatataaggacccctaagtttcgacggaggtatgagATCTCTATTGTATCTACTATTATGCTGCTACTTTCACTTCTCTTCTTTACTTGCTTATTGCTACTggcggtgactgacttgagcatcggagggccaacataggggaacccctccctggcttgaCACTGACGTCTTGTGATTACAGGCTCATCCCGTCGGAGCCCCACCCACATTCAACTGGAGTATTACATCCCAACACCCATCGTCTCGACTCTCGGACATGATCACAAATCATTACTAATTTTTaaactgtaatttaatttaaaatttaaacaatttagATTGGATTGCAGCTCCAATTTCATATTAAATTAagcttaaattaaattatttatatttttaaatttttaatcaaatctGAATATCACAAATATCGATGGAACTCGAATCAGATTCGGTCGGTAGTAAACCAAACTAACGGCCCCAcatattctaaaagagaataaatTGTTTATTCAAAAATCGAACGGTCTTTTTAAACAGAATGAGATAATtaaaacaatattaaattattaattttttatcacAAAATCTCCTCCAAGACCAACAAGGGGGGGTGGGATCTcctggtccgcaatttgcggatcaggggatggtccactgatctggacctttgatttgaatggaccccatttttaaataagtggggttcattcaaatcaaaggtccacatgtagtggaccatcccctgatccgcaaattgcggaccagaAGATCTGCTCTCCAACAAGGGAGGCTCCACAGCGGGGCAGATTTGGTTCGTTTGCGCACGATGCACGTCCATTCCTTATCCTTTAATAATTAgggttatttattatttttcaatattGCCAGAAATCAGAAGATGTCTCTGGAAGCTTCCCGATGACGACCGTGGCCGTGGACGCGAAGCCCTCGCCGCCCGCTTTCCCGGCGAGCTTCGCCGCCTCATCGAGCGGATCCTCGTCCCTACCGAGCGAAGAGGACGACGATCTCTATGGCCGCCTCAAGTCCATGCAGCGGCAGCTCGAGTTCATCGAGATCCAAGAGGAGTATGTGAAGGACGAGCTCAAGAACCTGAAGCGCGAGCTCCTCCGCGCCCAGGAGGAGGTGAAGCGAATTCAGTCGGTGCCTCTCGTCATCGGCCAGTTCATGGAGATGGTGGACCAGAATAACGCCATCGTCGGCTCCACTACCGGCTCTAACTATTATGTTCGGATCCTCAGCACCATCAACCGTGAGCTCCTCAAGCCCTCTGCTTCCGTCGCCCTCCACCGCCATTCAAATGCCCTCGTCGATGTCCTCCCTCCCGAGGCGGACAGCAGCATCTCCCTCCTCAGCCAGTCGGAGAAGCCCGACGTGACCTACAACGTAAGTCCCTACAAGTCCGAAATATTCTCCTCGTCGATTCGACaatctttttttaatatattttgtacTGCAAAAAAACGGGATTTCCACATAAGATGTTTTTTTTTCACGAGACTCTAGTTCAAGGATGAGTTATTTTCATTCTTAGTAAAATTTTGAGCCAATTCTGTGCTATTTACTAGTTCTTAACTGTGGACGATTGGAAAGTTTCTTATTTTATCTGATTCACGAAGTAAAAGTGGGTTAAAATTTGATACCCTCATAAAAGACTAGTTAATTTGAAGTGAGCAAATATGCTATTCCAGTTGAGAAAGATGAAGAAGAGATTGGGAGTAATTCTGTTGCGAAGAATTTAGGTTGTGGGAATAGCAATGGTAAACTCAGTCAGTTTTTGAAGTTTTACAGAGGGGTATGTGTATCTGCACTTATGCTATTCAGTTCATTTGCCTTCTTAAAAGTTAGTTCACATAGGATAGTATATTATTCTCCATTCATGGCAATTATTCATGCAATTATACTCGGATTTCTGTGTTAGGTCATGAAAGAAATTGACTTATGTTAGTTTAGGTTGGCAATATTGTCAACAGTGAAAGGGAAAAATGCTATCTTTCAATCGCAAGCTATAATTTCTTGGTTTTCTAGATGGATctgcttgtatttttttttcatggaacttctagaatttttaggcaatatataaaaatatgttgTGTATGTACTTGTACATGCTCAAATTGATGGAATGGAAGCATAAGTTGTTGAAATAAATCCAGCATGTTGTAGGATGGTGTAAGACCAAGCCTACCATATAAGCAATGGAAGAATTTTCTGGAAGCTTGTTGTCAGCCTTGGGAAATTTTAGTCTGTTTACAACTTTGAGATATTCAATAACGGTGCTTAGGAAGTATTGCTCCTTAAACTACAAATGCAATCATATGTTAACTTTGTATAATTTCTTTCTGCTCATATGTGCATGTTTATATAGTGTATCCTAAAAACCTGGCTGCATAATTGTTCTAATCAATAATTGCCAATCCACCATGCAATAAATGTTAACTTCTGTTGATTATAACTCATTGTTTGTATTCAGGATATTGGGGGTTATGATACGCAGAAGCAGGAAATCCGTGAAGCTGTGGAGCTACCTTTGACTCATCATGAGTTATACAAGCAGATTGGTATAGATCCTCCAAGAGGTGTGCTCTTGTATGGTCCTCCAGGGACGGGTAAAACCATGCTTGCCAAAGCTGTAGCCCATCACACTACTGCTGCATTTATAAGAGTTGTTGGATCTGAGTTTGTCCAAAAATATTTGGGCGAGGTACATTTTAATTTTACATTCCCAATTGATTTTCTAACGAACAGCCTATGAGAGGAGGAAATTATTAGAGAAAGTAAAATGGTAGGAAAAAAAAACTCATAGCAAAAGGATTgagaaatattttcttaatttcagttcctatggagaGAAGGAAAGAAGTAGAGCTTTCCATCCATATCATTTCAGAGGGAAGGGATAACAGAgggaaatttaaatttcaaaactttattttttaagGTTAGATTTGAGCTTCATTAAATGCAAAGAGTGACTTTTCAACCTAAATAATTGGAGAAAACTGGGAAAGATTTTCCTTCTTTGTCTCTGTTTTCGACAAAGGAAATGAATGGCAAAGTGCTATTTGAGAAATCTCTATCATCTTATTCTTGTCCATGTTTCCTGCCATCTTAGTAAACTTGCATTAAGAGAAGCATACATCCCTGGTTTATGTACTAAATGGGTACTAAATGGGTGCATGTGTCAGGTAAATAGTTCTTTCCTTACTCAAGATTTCAGAACCTTCCCAAATCTTTATGATAAGGAAACATCTTTTACACGTTCTAACTTTTTTGCCTTTGTCAATAATGAAAAGAAGCTTTGGAGCTTTGTAGGGAGCTTGGGATGTTTAATGTGATTACTTAAATGAAAGTTCCTTGGCCAAATGTTTGTTTTTCGAGTTACTATCAGTTGCTATACTCACCTTTATGAGGATGTTAAATCTTTAATCTTGTTTAGGGTCCAAGAATGGTTAGGGATGTCTTCCGACTTGCAAAAGAAAATGCACCTGCAATTATATTCATTGACGAGGTTGATGCTATTGCTACAGCACGTTTTGACGCACAAACTGGAGCTGACAGGGAAGTTCAGCGCATACTTATGGAACTGTTGAATCAGGTAATCTATTGGTAAAAGTGAGAATTTTGGCTTGGCTGATTGATAGAAGTATATCATTTGGGCCAATGTTTCTTTGTTGAGGATGTGCAAATTCTATCAGCATAGCATATTCTTACTGAAAATGAAGCAAAATGAGACTATTAATTACTCAATTTTGCAGTTCTTATCATATTTTGTGATTTGGTGTCTCTTATTTCCTTACGTTGTAGTTTCTACTTACTACCTATTCTCTAGGGTTTTGACCCTGTTAGATTATTGCTAAAAATGTATATTTTTGGAATGTCAACTTTTGTTATAAAGTGTATTTACCATATTTTGGTGGAAGAAGGAAGCTTTGGTTGCTAGAAACATGGACATCATTCTCTGtctattattttaaaaagacTAGCTGTTGGAATGAATAAATACATTTCCTCATTAGATATTTTATGAACATAATATCTTCCAAAATTTGCATTCATGTTTGCTTGTCAGTTACATTTTTTACTTGTCCGATTACATTTTGTGCTATGACTAGTTTCTGTTTGAGTTCTGTTTCAGATGGATGGATTTGATCAAACGGTTAATGTCAAGGTCATAATGGCAACAAATCGTGCAGACACTCTAGATCCTGCACTTATCCGTCCTGGTAGACTTGATCGGAAAATTGAGTTTCCATTGCCTGATAGACGACAGAAGAGACTAGTTTTTCAAGTAACTTCTCGATACATTATCACATTCTAATCGTTTTAAACATTGCGTTTTTGTCTGCTCCTAATTATGAGATTCAGTTGTATAATCCAATGAGCTTGATTTCCTTGAAGATTGACCCTTTTGTAAATTATATGTgtcttttataaataaaaaattgtcGGTCATAGACCACTAGCAATGATTTGATAGTTTTCACTTGCAACAGGGAGAACAATAAGAACAAATCCTTTGGCTAGATGGCTGTTTCAAAATTTATTTCTCCATCAACCTTCTAGATTTAAACAATGATCATCAAAAAAATTCATTTCCTAATTCTTAATTATAGCAGATCATTATTGGCACATTAGAAGAAAGCAAATGAAGTTAAACAATCTATATCTTCTTATTCATCAAGTTCATTGGTGGTCAAATTTCTTGATAAGAATCATAGGTGGGAAAATAATTTGTTCCTTATATGTTCTAGACATCTCATATTCTTCTTCAGCTAGATTTTGATGCCCAATTTTTTTCCTTAATTCTTTGCATCATTTTGTTGCAGGTCTGCACTGCTAAAATGAACCTCGGTGATGAAGTCGACTTGGAAGATTATGTTTCTCGACCAGATAAAATCAGTGCTGCCGAGGTTGGTAACATTTGTTGTTCATAACCAATTTGTTTTTGATTaaattctttcctttttctttgaaACTCCAATTTGTTTCTGtttaatttcttcttttttttttgaaagtttaATAGTACCTTTTGTTAAACCAAAAACTGTCCCCATATTCATTAGTACCTTGGAAATCTATCAATTGGCAGCTAAGTATTTCCATGCTTTATTTGCCAAGCAATGTGGTATTATCATGCTTGGTTGTCAACATTACTCCCAAGGACAAGAATGCGAGGAAATTGTGCAAATTTGATATCTATTTGGGAGAGAGGATAGTAAAAAGAGATATGAAGActaatctgttttttttttt encodes the following:
- the LOC122041297 gene encoding 26S proteasome regulatory subunit 6B homolog translates to MTTVAVDAKPSPPAFPASFAASSSGSSSLPSEEDDDLYGRLKSMQRQLEFIEIQEEYVKDELKNLKRELLRAQEEVKRIQSVPLVIGQFMEMVDQNNAIVGSTTGSNYYVRILSTINRELLKPSASVALHRHSNALVDVLPPEADSSISLLSQSEKPDVTYNDIGGYDTQKQEIREAVELPLTHHELYKQIGIDPPRGVLLYGPPGTGKTMLAKAVAHHTTAAFIRVVGSEFVQKYLGEGPRMVRDVFRLAKENAPAIIFIDEVDAIATARFDAQTGADREVQRILMELLNQMDGFDQTVNVKVIMATNRADTLDPALIRPGRLDRKIEFPLPDRRQKRLVFQVCTAKMNLGDEVDLEDYVSRPDKISAAEIAAICQEAGMHAVRKNRYVILPKDFEKGYRTNVKKPETDFDFYK